A genomic window from Pseudobacteroides sp. includes:
- a CDS encoding UDP-N-acetylglucosamine 1-carboxyvinyltransferase, whose translation MDKFVIRSQRALNGEVNISGAKNAAVAIIPAALLVDGPCKIENIPDISDVRVLIDIISKLGAEVRFDDENSISVNTQYLSCYSAPYDMVKSIRASYYLIGALLGRFKKAEVALPGGCDFGFRPIDQHIKGFEALGARVVIEHGIVKVQADKLVGAQIYLDVVSLGATINLMLAAVKAEGTTIIENAAKEPYVVDVANFLNAMGANVKGAGTDVIKIKGVEVLSGGLTHSIIPDMIEAGTFMVAGAATRGDVVVKNIIPKHVESLTAKLIEMNVKVIEGEDWIRVQGTDTISKANIKTLPYPGFPTDLHPLATILLCLADGISTVTEGVWDSRFQYVDELKRMGAKIKVEGRMALVEGSDFLTGAPVKATDLRGGAAMVIAALTAQGVTEVHNIRLIDRGYEKFDIKLRSLGADIMRVSESE comes from the coding sequence TTGGATAAGTTTGTTATTCGAAGTCAAAGGGCATTAAATGGTGAGGTTAACATAAGCGGTGCAAAAAACGCAGCAGTAGCTATTATTCCTGCCGCATTATTGGTGGATGGCCCTTGTAAAATAGAAAACATACCTGATATTAGTGATGTCAGGGTTTTAATTGATATTATATCAAAGCTTGGTGCTGAGGTGAGATTTGATGATGAGAACTCTATCAGCGTCAATACACAGTACTTAAGCTGCTACTCGGCACCATACGACATGGTAAAAAGTATAAGAGCGTCTTATTACCTTATAGGTGCTTTATTAGGAAGATTTAAAAAGGCAGAGGTTGCTTTGCCGGGAGGTTGTGACTTTGGATTCAGGCCTATAGACCAGCACATAAAAGGCTTTGAAGCATTAGGTGCCAGAGTGGTTATAGAGCATGGTATTGTTAAAGTTCAGGCAGATAAGCTTGTAGGGGCACAGATATATCTTGACGTAGTAAGTCTAGGTGCTACAATCAACCTTATGCTTGCGGCAGTAAAGGCCGAGGGCACTACCATAATTGAAAACGCTGCAAAAGAGCCTTACGTGGTAGATGTTGCAAATTTCTTAAATGCCATGGGGGCAAATGTTAAAGGTGCAGGGACAGATGTGATTAAGATAAAGGGTGTGGAGGTTTTAAGCGGAGGGCTGACTCACTCAATCATACCCGATATGATTGAAGCGGGAACGTTTATGGTGGCAGGGGCAGCCACGAGAGGTGATGTTGTTGTTAAAAACATAATACCAAAACACGTTGAGTCTCTTACAGCCAAATTGATAGAAATGAATGTAAAAGTAATTGAAGGTGAGGATTGGATAAGAGTTCAAGGAACTGATACTATCAGTAAGGCCAATATAAAAACATTGCCGTATCCAGGTTTTCCAACGGATCTTCATCCTTTAGCCACAATACTCTTGTGTCTGGCAGATGGTATCAGCACTGTAACGGAAGGGGTTTGGGACTCTCGTTTTCAGTATGTAGATGAACTTAAAAGAATGGGTGCCAAGATAAAGGTTGAAGGAAGGATGGCACTTGTGGAAGGGTCAGATTTTTTGACAGGGGCTCCTGTTAAGGCAACTGATTTAAGAGGCGGAGCGGCTATGGTCATAGCTGCACTAACTGCACAAGGTGTTACTGAAGTACATAACATAAGACTTATTGACAGGGGATATGAGAAGTTTGACATCAAGCTCAGGAGCTTGGGAGCTGACATAATGAGGGTGAGCGAATCTGAATAA
- a CDS encoding MBL fold metallo-hydrolase, producing MIKFCSLFSGSSGNCLFVGTDRTKILIDAGVSGKRIIEALCSIGENPSDISAVLISHEHSDHIRSAGIISRKLDVPIYANFNTWGSMERSIGPVKVENKRFFNTGEELVIGDICVNTFSIPHDASDPVGFNFVVNNRKITTATDIGHINKKLLEHFDSSDLILLESNHDVEMLKVGPYPWSLKKRILGDNGHLSNEMAGKVIAYMAKKGTKKFLLGHLSRENNFPELAYQTVYNVLYENQICPGEDVELSVALRDRVGKVIEL from the coding sequence ATGATTAAATTCTGCAGCTTATTTAGCGGCAGTAGTGGCAACTGCTTATTTGTCGGTACTGATAGGACCAAAATATTAATAGACGCAGGTGTTAGTGGAAAAAGAATAATTGAAGCACTTTGTTCCATTGGGGAAAACCCTTCGGATATAAGTGCTGTTTTAATTTCCCATGAACACTCTGACCATATAAGAAGTGCAGGAATCATCTCAAGAAAGCTTGATGTACCTATCTATGCCAATTTTAACACATGGGGTTCAATGGAACGAAGCATAGGCCCGGTAAAGGTTGAGAATAAAAGGTTCTTTAATACTGGTGAAGAGCTTGTGATAGGGGACATTTGTGTAAATACATTCAGCATTCCTCATGATGCTTCTGATCCTGTAGGTTTTAATTTTGTTGTAAACAACAGGAAAATAACAACGGCTACAGATATAGGTCATATAAATAAAAAACTTTTGGAACATTTTGATTCAAGTGATCTTATACTCCTTGAGTCAAATCACGATGTTGAAATGCTAAAAGTTGGGCCATACCCATGGAGCCTAAAGAAACGCATATTGGGAGATAATGGTCACTTGTCAAATGAAATGGCTGGGAAGGTAATTGCCTATATGGCCAAAAAAGGAACTAAAAAGTTCCTTCTCGGGCACCTGAGCAGGGAAAACAACTTCCCGGAACTGGCATACCAGACAGTGTACAATGTTTTATATGAAAACCAAATATGTCCCGGTGAAGATGTAGAGTTAAGCGTAGCATTAAGAGATCGGGTGGGGAAGGTTATAGAATTGTGA
- the rlmH gene encoding 23S rRNA (pseudouridine(1915)-N(3))-methyltransferase RlmH, with translation MKLSIIAVGRIKEKYLKEGIAEYSKRLSRFCDLEIIEVEDEQAPDNISTAQEIQIKKREADKIKKRIKEGSFVVVLDLKGDKPDSIGFAKRVEAFFISGVSSIVFVIGGSLGLDDDLAKTANYKLCLSELTFPHQLARLILLEQLFRCFKIMKGETYHK, from the coding sequence GTGAAGTTAAGTATAATTGCAGTGGGTAGGATTAAGGAGAAATACCTGAAGGAAGGTATTGCAGAGTACAGCAAAAGGCTTTCAAGGTTTTGTGACCTTGAAATAATAGAGGTGGAGGATGAACAGGCACCCGATAATATAAGCACTGCCCAAGAGATTCAGATTAAGAAAAGAGAAGCTGACAAAATTAAAAAGAGAATAAAGGAAGGCTCCTTTGTCGTAGTCCTGGACTTAAAAGGAGACAAGCCGGATTCAATAGGTTTTGCCAAAAGGGTGGAAGCTTTTTTTATTTCAGGGGTATCGTCGATAGTGTTTGTAATAGGGGGCTCATTAGGTTTGGATGATGATCTTGCAAAGACTGCAAACTATAAGCTGTGCCTTTCGGAGCTTACATTTCCACATCAATTGGCAAGGCTTATACTATTGGAGCAATTGTTCAGGTGTTTTAAGATTATGAAGGGTGAGACGTATCACAAATAA
- a CDS encoding helix-turn-helix transcriptional regulator — protein sequence MKNRLKELRESLGLTQEQLGELVGVSRQAINAIETEKFEPSIWLAYDIGKIFHSPIEDVFLFEESERKSRAQQSRGVI from the coding sequence ATGAAAAATCGATTAAAGGAATTACGTGAATCCCTTGGATTAACCCAAGAACAATTAGGTGAACTTGTAGGGGTATCAAGGCAAGCAATTAACGCAATTGAAACAGAAAAGTTTGAGCCATCCATATGGTTAGCTTATGACATTGGTAAAATATTCCATAGTCCCATAGAGGATGTTTTCCTTTTTGAAGAAAGTGAAAGGAAATCAAGGGCTCAGCAAAGTAGAGGTGTAATTTAA
- the def gene encoding peptide deformylase — MAIRQIRLFDDEILRKKSKEVETVDDKIRQILNDMADTMYNTENGGGLAAPQIGILKRLVVIDMGQMLIKLVNPKIISQEGSQEVIEGCLSIPNTFGKLIRPAKVTVQALSENGEEIILTGTGDLAKCFCHEIDHLEGILFTDLVSEYIK, encoded by the coding sequence ATGGCAATAAGGCAAATTAGACTCTTTGATGATGAAATATTAAGAAAAAAGAGCAAAGAAGTTGAGACAGTGGATGATAAAATAAGACAAATACTAAATGATATGGCTGATACTATGTACAATACAGAAAATGGTGGAGGATTAGCGGCTCCTCAAATAGGTATATTAAAACGATTGGTCGTAATAGATATGGGACAGATGCTCATAAAGCTAGTTAATCCAAAGATAATTAGTCAGGAAGGAAGTCAGGAAGTCATAGAGGGATGCTTAAGTATTCCAAATACATTTGGAAAGTTAATAAGACCTGCAAAGGTAACGGTACAAGCGTTAAGTGAAAATGGTGAGGAAATTATATTAACAGGAACAGGAGATTTAGCAAAATGTTTTTGTCACGAAATAGACCATTTAGAAGGTATTCTTTTTACTGATTTAGTTAGTGAATACATAAAGTAA
- a CDS encoding diaminopimelate dehydrogenase, which yields MSGKIRVGIVGYGNLGRGVEESINQNLDMELVAVFTRRSPESVVVKSKGCKVLNISEAETYKDKIDVMILCGGSATDLPEQGPDFAKMFNTVDSFDTHAKIPEYFDAVDAAAKKSEKTSTISVGWDPGLFSMNRMLAGAVLPVGNDYTFWGRGVSQGHSDAIRRIKGVKGGVQYTIPMEEAIKKVRSGVNPKLTTKEKHLRDCYVVAEEGADKSKIEQEIKNMPNYFADYETRVTFITEEELKSQHAAMPHGGFVIRSGNTGEGNKTNHIIEFSLKLDSNPEFTASVLVAYARATYRLSKEGQYGAKTVFDIPLAYLSPKSSAELIKELL from the coding sequence ATGTCAGGGAAAATCAGAGTAGGAATTGTAGGTTATGGAAATTTGGGGAGGGGAGTAGAAGAGTCAATCAATCAAAACCTAGACATGGAGCTGGTTGCGGTATTTACTAGAAGATCTCCGGAGAGTGTTGTTGTTAAAAGCAAGGGATGTAAAGTACTAAACATATCGGAAGCGGAAACATATAAAGACAAAATTGATGTAATGATCCTGTGCGGTGGTTCAGCTACTGATTTACCAGAGCAAGGGCCTGATTTTGCAAAGATGTTCAACACTGTAGATAGTTTCGACACACATGCAAAGATTCCAGAGTATTTCGATGCTGTGGATGCTGCTGCAAAGAAGAGCGAGAAAACCAGTACCATTTCGGTAGGTTGGGATCCAGGTTTGTTTTCAATGAACCGTATGCTTGCCGGGGCAGTACTGCCCGTTGGAAATGATTACACGTTTTGGGGCAGAGGTGTAAGCCAGGGGCACTCCGATGCAATACGCAGGATAAAAGGCGTAAAAGGAGGAGTGCAGTATACTATTCCGATGGAAGAAGCAATCAAAAAGGTTAGAAGCGGAGTTAATCCTAAATTGACAACCAAAGAAAAGCATTTAAGGGATTGCTATGTTGTTGCAGAAGAAGGGGCTGATAAGTCAAAAATAGAGCAGGAAATTAAAAACATGCCCAACTACTTTGCAGACTACGAGACAAGAGTTACCTTTATAACAGAGGAAGAATTAAAAAGCCAACATGCTGCAATGCCGCACGGAGGATTTGTTATCAGAAGCGGAAATACTGGAGAAGGTAATAAAACAAACCACATTATAGAATTCTCATTAAAGCTTGACAGCAATCCTGAGTTTACTGCCAGTGTATTAGTTGCTTATGCTAGAGCAACCTATAGACTAAGTAAAGAAGGCCAGTATGGTGCAAAAACTGTATTTGATATTCCTCTAGCTTATCTTTCACCAAAATCATCTGCGGAGCTTATAAAGGAATTGCTTTAA
- a CDS encoding PH domain-containing protein: protein MYKLFGRIASEALGLSDIGKIIDPKDFDKVEADDYVFHEDDEKIFFLIKSKADEYCFTNRALIHVDGKSAISKKRMLRRYEYFLYPIRNVFLETAGTVDLDVEIKFTMGDVPFSIDVDKKQVEKLKDLYKALFKISIITYENKIGLDYANQSIQYAVSSFSGLRAESKDVVQNFKDITDYSFEWLVTNRNKYVVEDFSDVFLKYINN from the coding sequence GTGTACAAATTGTTTGGAAGGATAGCATCAGAAGCATTGGGATTAAGTGATATAGGAAAAATAATAGATCCAAAGGATTTTGATAAGGTAGAAGCGGATGATTATGTTTTTCATGAAGATGACGAGAAAATATTCTTCTTGATTAAATCAAAGGCAGATGAGTATTGCTTTACAAATAGAGCATTGATTCATGTTGATGGTAAAAGTGCAATAAGTAAAAAAAGAATGCTGAGAAGGTATGAATATTTTTTATATCCCATTAGAAATGTATTTCTGGAAACTGCTGGAACAGTAGACTTGGATGTGGAAATCAAGTTCACTATGGGAGATGTACCGTTTTCAATTGATGTAGATAAAAAGCAGGTTGAAAAATTGAAGGATTTATATAAAGCATTATTTAAAATTTCTATCATTACATATGAAAATAAAATAGGATTGGATTACGCAAATCAAAGCATACAATATGCTGTATCATCGTTTAGCGGACTCAGAGCAGAATCGAAGGATGTTGTACAAAACTTTAAAGACATTACAGATTATTCATTTGAGTGGTTGGTTACAAATAGAAATAAATATGTTGTAGAAGACTTTAGTGATGTATTTTTAAAGTATATCAATAATTAA
- a CDS encoding AraC family transcriptional regulator yields the protein MELISVGTKNNIGYKIPVYLNDKEEFNPYMGCSSRFCITFMESGNGVLSVNSNQLHLASPCIICLNEAETVHLEHNNSIKARSIYFHPSFVNGVFNFENVRNYGYLDGAVHMDMDWFLPFIKRDLKYNGLIHIGPGTASNISILFGEIYRQIYEQNDFFWPCRSRSYFFELLFQIYRLYLERGMFKDTPAQSDDPFINQIITYITLNYKDKITLETISDIFHTNRTTVGENFFKATGMTIKKYIINVRVCMASVMLRDSMLPIEEIAERTGFSDTTHFGRVVKKHIGFTPSEYRDKYCSMK from the coding sequence ATGGAATTGATTAGTGTAGGAACAAAAAATAATATCGGTTATAAAATACCTGTATACCTCAATGATAAGGAAGAGTTCAACCCTTATATGGGCTGCAGTTCAAGGTTTTGCATTACATTCATGGAATCGGGAAACGGCGTTTTAAGTGTTAATAGTAACCAACTACATCTAGCATCGCCATGTATTATTTGCTTAAATGAAGCTGAGACTGTGCATTTAGAGCACAATAATAGCATTAAGGCCAGGTCCATTTACTTCCATCCTTCCTTTGTGAATGGTGTTTTTAATTTTGAAAATGTACGTAATTACGGCTACTTGGATGGTGCGGTACATATGGACATGGACTGGTTTCTTCCGTTCATTAAGCGGGACTTGAAGTATAATGGGTTAATCCACATAGGGCCGGGTACAGCATCAAATATTTCTATATTATTTGGGGAAATTTATCGGCAAATATATGAGCAGAATGACTTCTTTTGGCCTTGCAGGAGCCGGTCATATTTTTTTGAGCTTTTATTTCAGATATACAGGCTGTATTTGGAACGAGGCATGTTTAAGGATACTCCTGCACAATCAGATGATCCTTTTATTAATCAGATAATAACTTACATAACCTTAAATTACAAAGATAAAATCACTTTGGAAACTATAAGTGATATTTTTCATACAAACAGAACAACAGTAGGTGAGAATTTTTTTAAAGCTACAGGAATGACAATTAAAAAATATATCATCAATGTCAGAGTATGTATGGCAAGTGTTATGTTAAGGGACTCGATGCTGCCAATTGAGGAGATTGCAGAACGTACCGGATTTTCCGACACTACGCATTTTGGCAGAGTGGTTAAAAAGCATATCGGTTTTACACCCAGTGAATATAGGGATAAATATTGCAGCATGAAGTAG